From the Paraburkholderia sp. PREW-6R genome, one window contains:
- the queC gene encoding 7-cyano-7-deazaguanine synthase QueC, which yields MIRNDAKRSALVLFSGGQDSATCLAWALERYDTVETLGFDYGQRHRVELECREGFRHAITRAFPAWASRLGDDHMIDLSVLGSISDTAMTREIEIHATANGLPNTFVPGRNLMFMTIAAAIAYRRGLQILVGGMCETDFSGYPDCRDDTMKALQVALNLGMDTRFSLETPLMWLDKADTWRLAHELGGDELVELVRVETHTCYVGERAELHAWGFGCGECPACRLRKRGYEAYLAGEKVTEPV from the coding sequence GTGATCCGCAACGACGCTAAACGTAGCGCTCTGGTGCTGTTTTCCGGCGGCCAGGATTCCGCCACGTGCCTCGCCTGGGCACTCGAACGGTATGACACGGTTGAGACGCTCGGCTTCGATTACGGTCAGCGGCACCGAGTCGAACTCGAATGCCGCGAAGGGTTCCGTCATGCGATAACACGCGCTTTTCCCGCATGGGCCAGCCGTCTTGGCGACGATCACATGATCGACCTGTCGGTACTCGGCTCGATCAGCGATACGGCCATGACGCGTGAAATCGAAATTCACGCCACGGCGAACGGCCTGCCGAACACGTTCGTCCCGGGCCGGAATCTGATGTTCATGACGATTGCGGCAGCCATTGCGTATCGGCGTGGTCTGCAGATATTGGTGGGCGGTATGTGCGAAACGGATTTTTCGGGCTATCCCGATTGCCGCGACGATACGATGAAGGCATTGCAAGTCGCATTGAATCTCGGCATGGACACGCGCTTCTCACTCGAAACGCCGCTCATGTGGCTCGACAAGGCCGACACCTGGCGCCTTGCGCACGAATTGGGCGGCGACGAACTGGTTGAGCTGGTACGCGTCGAGACGCACACCTGCTATGTCGGTGAGCGCGCCGAGTTGCATGCATGGGGCTTCGGTTGCGGTGAATGCCCCGCCTGCCGTCTGCGCAAGCGCGGCTATGAGGCGTATCTGGCCGGCGAGAAAGTCACCGAGCCGGTTTGA
- a CDS encoding rod shape-determining protein, with translation MFGFLRSYFSNDLAIDLGTANTLIYMRGKGIVLDEPSVVSIRQEGGPNGKKTIQAVGKEAKQMLGKVPGNIEAIRPMKDGVIADFTVTEQMIKQFIKTAHESRMFSPSPRIIICVPCGSTQVERRAIKEAAHGAGASQVYLIEEPMAAAIGAGLPVSEATGSMVVDIGGGTTEVGVISLGGIVYKGSVRVGGDKFDEAIVNYIRRNYGMLIGEQTAEAIKKEIGSAFPGSEVKEMEVKGRNLSEGIPRSFTISSNEILEALTDPLNQIVSSVKIALEQTPPELGADIAERGMMLTGGGALLRDLDRLLAEETGLPVLVAEDPLTCVVRGSGMALERMDKLGSIFSYE, from the coding sequence ATGTTCGGTTTTCTGCGCAGCTACTTTTCCAACGATCTGGCCATTGACCTCGGCACGGCCAACACGCTCATCTACATGCGCGGCAAGGGTATCGTTCTCGACGAGCCTTCAGTGGTGTCGATCCGTCAGGAAGGCGGCCCCAACGGCAAGAAAACCATCCAGGCAGTCGGCAAGGAAGCCAAGCAGATGCTCGGCAAGGTGCCGGGCAACATCGAGGCGATCCGCCCGATGAAAGACGGCGTGATCGCCGACTTCACCGTCACCGAGCAGATGATCAAGCAGTTCATCAAAACTGCTCACGAATCGCGCATGTTCTCGCCGTCGCCGCGCATCATCATTTGCGTGCCGTGCGGTTCGACCCAGGTCGAACGCCGGGCAATCAAGGAAGCTGCGCACGGCGCAGGCGCTTCGCAGGTCTATCTCATCGAAGAACCCATGGCTGCCGCGATCGGCGCCGGCCTGCCGGTGTCCGAGGCAACGGGCTCCATGGTCGTCGATATCGGCGGCGGCACGACCGAAGTCGGGGTGATCTCGCTCGGCGGTATCGTGTACAAGGGTTCGGTGCGCGTGGGCGGCGACAAGTTCGACGAAGCAATCGTCAACTACATCCGCCGCAACTACGGCATGCTGATCGGCGAGCAAACCGCCGAAGCCATCAAGAAGGAAATCGGCTCCGCGTTCCCGGGTTCCGAAGTCAAGGAAATGGAAGTGAAGGGCCGCAACCTGTCGGAAGGCATTCCGCGCAGCTTCACGATCTCCAGCAACGAAATTCTCGAAGCCCTCACCGATCCGCTGAACCAGATCGTGTCGTCCGTCAAGATTGCGCTTGAACAAACCCCGCCGGAACTCGGTGCGGACATCGCCGAGCGCGGCATGATGCTCACGGGCGGCGGCGCATTGCTGCGCGATCTGGACCGCCTGCTCGCCGAAGAAACCGGCCTGCCGGTGCTCGTCGCCGAAGACCCGCTGACCTGCGTTGTGCGCGGTTCGGGCATGGCGCTCGAACGCATGGACAAGCTGGGCAGCATCTTCTCGTACGAGTAA
- the mrdA gene encoding penicillin-binding protein 2 encodes MTEFKDTQQQLSKFRLRVAAAGLFVFVCFGLIGFRFLFLQVWHYSKYSLQADENRISVAPIVPNRGIITDRNGVVLAKNYSAYTLEITPSKLNDSLENVIDNLATVVSIDQRDRRRFKKLQEDSKNFESLPIRTRLTDDEVARFTAQRFRFPGVEVRARLFRQYPLGPTAAHVIGYIGRISQRDQERIDDASDQNDSDPDHYDPRLDANNYKGTDYIGKIGVEQSYETELHGQTGFEEVEVTAGGRPVRTLSRTQATPGNNLVLSLDIGLQQVAEQAFAGKRGALVAIEPSTGDVLAFVSAPSFDPNAFVDGIDQQTWDDLNNSPDHPLLNRPLHGTYPPGSTYKPFMALAALTLHKRTPGWGFQDPGSYTFGGHTFRNDVRSGQGWVDMNRAIVVSNDTYFYMLAHDLGVNNIANFMKPWGFGQITGIDISGEARGILPSTEWKRKAYRRPEQQRWYEGETISLGIGQGYNSFTILQLAHATATLANNGVVMKPHLVRDIENPITKETRPVVRDPSDRIAVKQSDIDIIKRAMEGVVTNGTASKLFIGAPYQAAGKTGTAQVYSLQGANYKGHAIAEHLRDHALFIAFAPVEQPKIALALIVENGGWGAESAGPIARRVLDYYLVGKNKPGAEAAAIEAAASATEDASAPEVGAAPSSQDAVQPVKVAAGFTALPLPGAASAAAAASAAAAASAANAASAADAGSGAVAASASAVATTTTAAKPGASAKTGASGKAGVAASSAGAASASGAANMATRKPGMPHHPRPASEAVPTAAAAPSRDDGIEPKLPRQPATGGIDE; translated from the coding sequence ATGACCGAATTCAAGGACACCCAGCAACAGCTCTCGAAGTTCCGCCTGCGCGTCGCGGCGGCGGGGCTGTTCGTGTTCGTCTGCTTCGGGCTGATCGGCTTCCGCTTTCTGTTCCTGCAGGTGTGGCACTACAGCAAATATTCGCTGCAAGCCGACGAAAACCGCATTTCAGTCGCGCCGATCGTGCCGAACCGCGGGATCATCACCGATCGTAACGGTGTCGTGCTGGCCAAGAACTACTCGGCCTACACGCTGGAAATCACGCCCTCGAAGCTGAACGACTCGCTCGAAAACGTGATCGACAATCTGGCCACCGTGGTCTCGATCGACCAGCGCGACCGGCGCCGCTTCAAGAAACTGCAGGAGGACTCGAAAAACTTCGAGAGCCTGCCTATCCGCACCCGCCTGACCGACGACGAAGTCGCGCGATTCACCGCGCAGCGCTTCCGTTTTCCGGGCGTCGAAGTGCGCGCGCGTCTGTTCCGCCAATATCCGCTTGGGCCCACCGCCGCGCACGTGATCGGCTACATCGGCCGGATTTCGCAGCGCGACCAGGAACGTATCGACGACGCCAGCGACCAGAACGACAGCGACCCCGATCACTACGATCCGCGTCTGGACGCGAATAACTACAAGGGCACGGATTACATTGGCAAGATCGGTGTCGAGCAGAGTTATGAAACCGAACTGCACGGCCAGACCGGTTTCGAGGAAGTGGAAGTCACAGCCGGAGGCCGGCCGGTGCGCACGCTGTCGCGCACGCAAGCCACGCCTGGCAACAATCTCGTGCTGTCGCTCGATATCGGTCTGCAGCAGGTCGCCGAACAGGCGTTTGCCGGCAAGCGCGGCGCGCTTGTCGCGATCGAGCCGTCAACGGGCGACGTGCTCGCGTTCGTTTCCGCGCCGAGCTTCGATCCGAATGCGTTCGTCGACGGCATCGATCAGCAGACGTGGGACGACCTCAACAATTCGCCGGATCACCCGCTCCTGAACCGTCCGCTGCACGGCACGTATCCGCCCGGCTCCACGTACAAGCCGTTCATGGCGCTCGCCGCGCTCACGCTGCACAAGCGGACGCCCGGCTGGGGCTTCCAGGATCCGGGCTCGTACACGTTCGGCGGCCACACGTTTCGCAACGACGTGCGCTCCGGCCAGGGTTGGGTGGACATGAACCGCGCGATCGTCGTCTCGAACGACACCTACTTCTACATGCTCGCGCACGATCTCGGCGTCAACAACATCGCCAATTTCATGAAGCCGTGGGGGTTCGGGCAGATCACCGGCATCGACATTTCAGGCGAAGCGCGCGGCATCCTGCCGTCCACGGAATGGAAGCGCAAGGCTTACCGCCGGCCCGAGCAGCAGCGCTGGTATGAAGGCGAAACGATCAGTCTGGGCATTGGCCAGGGCTATAACTCGTTCACCATCCTGCAACTCGCGCATGCCACGGCGACGCTTGCGAACAATGGCGTCGTGATGAAGCCGCACCTCGTGCGCGATATCGAGAATCCGATCACCAAAGAGACGCGGCCCGTGGTGCGCGACCCGAGCGACAGGATCGCCGTCAAGCAGTCGGACATCGACATCATCAAGCGCGCAATGGAAGGCGTGGTGACGAACGGCACGGCGTCGAAACTCTTTATCGGCGCGCCGTATCAGGCCGCCGGCAAAACCGGTACGGCGCAGGTGTACTCGCTGCAAGGCGCGAACTACAAAGGCCACGCGATTGCGGAGCATCTGCGCGACCACGCGCTTTTCATCGCGTTTGCGCCGGTCGAGCAGCCGAAAATCGCGCTTGCGCTGATCGTCGAAAACGGCGGCTGGGGCGCGGAGTCGGCCGGCCCGATCGCGCGCCGCGTACTCGATTACTACCTCGTCGGCAAGAACAAGCCCGGCGCGGAAGCGGCAGCGATCGAGGCAGCGGCGTCGGCTACCGAAGACGCGTCTGCGCCGGAAGTCGGCGCGGCGCCGTCATCGCAAGACGCGGTGCAGCCGGTCAAGGTTGCGGCGGGCTTCACGGCGCTGCCCTTGCCGGGCGCGGCGTCGGCGGCAGCGGCGGCCTCGGCTGCGGCGGCTGCGTCAGCGGCCAACGCGGCTTCCGCCGCCGATGCGGGCTCCGGCGCCGTCGCTGCGTCCGCATCGGCTGTTGCAACGACAACCACCGCCGCGAAACCGGGGGCGTCGGCAAAAACCGGCGCGTCGGGCAAAGCGGGCGTCGCGGCATCGTCGGCGGGGGCCGCTTCCGCTTCCGGCGCCGCAAACATGGCGACGCGCAAGCCCGGTATGCCGCATCACCCCCGTCCGGCCAGCGAAGCGGTTCCGACCGCCGCCGCGGCTCCGTCGCGCGACGACGGCATCGAACCCAAGTTGCCACGCCAGCCGGCTACCGGCGGCATCGACGAGTAA
- the mreC gene encoding rod shape-determining protein MreC: MEYSPPPLFKQGPSALARLVFFVLLALALLISDARFNTLEIVRGVLGAGLYPLQRAALVPRDVFMGAADLAVTSATLRSENNTLRAKNLQLSQQANTAAELAAENTHLRALLQLSQRSTTQALPAEIQYDTRDPFTQKVVIGRGAQQGIQNGSPVVNEDGVIGQVTRVFPLQAEVTLLTDKDQAVPVQIVRTGLRSVIYGTPKGDTLDLRFVPISADVQTGDELVTSGLDGIYPPGLPVAKVVRVDKQADTAFARVICLPIAPVRGARQLLVLHYVNDVPPRPPEEPDAATVAKDAKAKKNAKPADGKAATADKSAAKPGGKSADKPAEKPSDKAADKAADKPAATPKAAEKAPTRSAAEKKAAAERKSAAEKSAKPQAKPGTQQ; this comes from the coding sequence ATGGAATACAGTCCGCCGCCCCTGTTCAAGCAAGGCCCTTCCGCACTCGCTCGACTGGTATTTTTCGTCCTGCTCGCGCTGGCCCTGCTGATCTCCGACGCACGTTTCAACACGCTCGAAATCGTTCGAGGCGTGCTCGGCGCGGGTCTTTATCCGTTGCAACGCGCGGCGCTGGTACCGCGCGACGTCTTCATGGGCGCGGCCGATCTGGCCGTGACCAGCGCTACGCTGCGCAGCGAGAACAACACGTTGCGCGCGAAAAATCTCCAGTTGTCGCAGCAAGCCAATACGGCCGCTGAACTCGCCGCTGAAAACACGCATTTGCGCGCGCTGCTGCAATTGTCGCAACGCTCGACCACGCAGGCGCTTCCCGCTGAAATCCAGTACGACACGCGTGATCCATTCACGCAGAAAGTCGTGATTGGCCGCGGCGCGCAGCAAGGCATCCAGAACGGATCGCCGGTCGTGAACGAAGACGGCGTGATCGGCCAGGTCACGCGCGTGTTCCCCCTGCAGGCGGAAGTCACGCTGCTCACGGACAAGGATCAGGCCGTGCCTGTCCAGATCGTACGCACGGGTTTGCGCAGCGTAATCTACGGCACGCCGAAGGGTGACACGCTCGATCTGCGCTTCGTGCCGATCAGCGCCGACGTGCAAACGGGCGACGAGCTCGTCACGAGCGGCCTCGACGGCATCTATCCGCCCGGGCTGCCGGTTGCCAAGGTGGTGCGCGTGGACAAACAGGCCGACACGGCTTTCGCGCGCGTCATCTGTCTGCCCATTGCGCCGGTGCGCGGCGCACGTCAGTTGCTGGTGCTGCATTACGTGAACGACGTACCGCCGCGTCCGCCGGAAGAGCCCGACGCAGCCACCGTGGCGAAAGACGCCAAGGCGAAGAAGAACGCGAAGCCGGCCGACGGCAAAGCCGCCACCGCGGACAAATCCGCGGCGAAACCAGGCGGAAAATCGGCCGACAAGCCGGCTGAAAAGCCGTCGGACAAGGCTGCGGACAAGGCCGCCGACAAGCCGGCTGCGACGCCAAAGGCCGCAGAGAAAGCGCCCACCAGATCCGCTGCGGAAAAGAAAGCCGCAGCTGAAAGAAAATCAGCCGCCGAAAAGAGCGCAAAGCCGCAAGCGAAGCCGGGGACGCAGCAATGA
- the esaR gene encoding response regulator transcription factor EsaR: MATILVVDDEMGIRELLSEILSDEGHVVEAAENAQEAREFRLRQAPDLVLLDIWMPDTDGVTLLKEWAAQGQLTMPVIMMSGHATIDTAVEATKIGALNFLEKPIALQKLLKAVEQGLARGNAAAAPGGAAVKPAMPVTASTVASAAALPMLSTDGMGSGALAAQTASISFDIPLRDARDAFERAYFEYHLARENGSMTRVAEKTGLERTHLYRKLKQLGVDLGKNKGE, encoded by the coding sequence ATGGCAACCATCCTGGTGGTAGATGATGAAATGGGCATCCGGGAATTGCTCTCGGAGATCCTGAGCGACGAGGGGCATGTCGTGGAGGCGGCGGAGAACGCGCAGGAAGCGCGCGAGTTCCGTCTGCGTCAGGCGCCGGACCTGGTGCTGCTCGACATCTGGATGCCCGATACCGACGGCGTCACGTTGCTCAAGGAGTGGGCCGCGCAAGGGCAGTTGACGATGCCGGTGATCATGATGTCCGGACACGCGACCATCGACACGGCAGTCGAAGCGACCAAGATCGGCGCGCTCAACTTTCTCGAGAAGCCCATTGCGTTGCAAAAGCTGCTCAAAGCGGTCGAGCAAGGTCTCGCGCGCGGCAACGCAGCGGCCGCGCCGGGCGGCGCGGCGGTCAAGCCCGCGATGCCGGTAACGGCGTCCACGGTGGCCTCGGCAGCGGCTTTGCCGATGCTTTCCACCGATGGCATGGGTAGCGGCGCGCTGGCCGCGCAAACGGCGTCGATCTCGTTCGACATTCCATTGCGCGATGCACGTGACGCGTTCGAGCGCGCGTACTTCGAGTATCACCTCGCGCGTGAGAACGGCAGCATGACGCGTGTCGCGGAGAAGACCGGACTTGAGCGCACGCACCTGTACCGCAAGCTCAAGCAACTCGGTGTCGACCTCGGCAAGAACAAAGGCGAGTGA
- the rodA gene encoding rod shape-determining protein RodA, which translates to MQFDKRAWIDRVKRMFAGFDRPLALVVFLLLCVGIVTLYSASLDVPGRVEDQLRNIMLTFVLMWALANVPPTTLMRFAVPLYTFGIALLVAVALFGLTRKGAKRWINVGVVIQPSEILKIATPLMLAWYYQRREGTMRWWDYLVGFLILIVPVGLIAKQPDLGTAVLVFAAGLFVIYFAGLSFKLIVPVLIAAVIAVGSIAAFQDKICQPEVQWPLMHDYQKHRICTLLDPTSDPLGKGFHTIQAVIAIGSGGPLGKGWLKGTQAHLEFIPEKHTDFIFAVFSEEFGLAGGVVLLTLYMLLIARGLYIAANGATLFGRLLAGSLTMAFFTYAFVNIGMVSGILPVVGVPLPFMSYGGTALTTLGVAIGLIMSVARQKRLMQS; encoded by the coding sequence ATGCAATTCGACAAGCGCGCCTGGATCGACCGCGTCAAGCGGATGTTCGCGGGCTTCGACCGCCCGCTCGCGCTGGTGGTGTTTCTGCTGTTGTGTGTCGGCATCGTCACGCTTTACAGCGCAAGCCTCGACGTCCCCGGTCGCGTGGAAGATCAGCTTCGCAACATCATGCTGACGTTCGTGCTGATGTGGGCACTCGCCAATGTGCCGCCCACCACGCTAATGCGCTTCGCGGTGCCGCTCTACACGTTCGGGATCGCGTTACTCGTCGCGGTTGCGCTCTTCGGGCTGACACGCAAAGGCGCGAAGCGCTGGATCAATGTCGGCGTGGTCATTCAACCGTCAGAAATCCTGAAAATCGCCACACCGTTAATGCTTGCGTGGTACTACCAGCGCCGCGAAGGCACGATGCGGTGGTGGGACTATCTGGTCGGTTTTCTGATTCTGATCGTCCCGGTCGGCCTGATCGCGAAACAGCCGGACCTCGGCACGGCCGTGCTGGTGTTCGCAGCCGGCCTCTTCGTCATTTATTTCGCGGGACTGAGTTTCAAGCTGATCGTGCCGGTGCTGATTGCCGCCGTGATTGCAGTGGGATCGATCGCGGCGTTCCAGGACAAGATCTGTCAGCCTGAAGTGCAGTGGCCGCTGATGCACGACTATCAGAAACACCGTATCTGCACGTTGCTCGACCCCACGTCGGACCCCCTCGGCAAGGGTTTCCACACGATCCAGGCGGTCATTGCGATCGGTTCGGGTGGTCCGCTCGGGAAGGGTTGGCTGAAAGGCACACAGGCGCATCTGGAGTTCATCCCCGAGAAGCACACCGACTTTATTTTCGCGGTGTTCTCCGAGGAATTCGGACTTGCGGGCGGCGTTGTGCTGCTCACGCTCTATATGCTGTTGATCGCGCGCGGACTCTACATCGCGGCTAACGGCGCAACACTTTTCGGACGACTATTGGCTGGCTCGCTGACCATGGCCTTCTTCACGTACGCGTTCGTGAACATCGGCATGGTGAGCGGCATCCTGCCGGTGGTGGGCGTGCCATTACCCTTCATGAGTTACGGCGGCACCGCGCTGACGACGCTAGGCGTCGCGATCGGGCTCATCATGAGCGTCGCGCGGCAAAAGCGGTTGATGCAGAGTTAG
- the mreD gene encoding rod shape-determining protein MreD, with product MNRPQYILQPVNPYFIAFSLAAAFLLNLMPWGRLIGVPDFVALVLLFWNVHQPRKVGMGIAFSLGLLMDVHNASLLGEHALAYTLLSYGAITIHRRVLWMSLGVQTFAVMPLLVAAQLVPFIIRLLTGAAFPGWGYLIDGFVEAALWPVASVLLLMPQRRPADPDDTRPI from the coding sequence ATGAACCGTCCGCAATACATTCTGCAGCCGGTCAATCCTTACTTCATTGCATTCAGTCTGGCCGCGGCTTTCCTGCTGAACCTGATGCCGTGGGGCCGTTTGATCGGCGTACCCGACTTCGTCGCGCTCGTGCTGCTGTTCTGGAACGTCCATCAGCCGCGCAAGGTCGGCATGGGCATCGCGTTTTCGCTCGGCCTGTTGATGGACGTGCACAATGCCAGCCTGCTCGGCGAGCACGCGTTGGCCTATACGCTGCTGTCGTATGGCGCGATCACGATTCATCGGCGGGTGTTGTGGATGTCGCTCGGTGTTCAGACTTTCGCGGTGATGCCTCTGCTGGTGGCCGCGCAACTGGTGCCGTTCATCATCCGTCTACTGACCGGCGCGGCGTTTCCGGGCTGGGGTTATCTGATCGACGGTTTCGTCGAAGCTGCACTCTGGCCCGTGGCCAGCGTATTGTTGTTGATGCCGCAGCGCCGCCCGGCCGATCCGGACGATACGCGGCCTATTTGA
- a CDS encoding aldolase/citrate lyase family protein, translating into MSTFTNPLKSRLRETEPLFGLWLSLGSDTAAEALAHAGFDWLLIDMEHAPNDSADVTSQLRAIAAAHLPSEPVVRVPANDAWLVKRVLDAGARTLMFPNIESAEEAAHAVRLTQYPTAEALDGERGVAGLVRAAGYGMRRDYVQNANAQIATIVQIESARGLQEVEKIAATPGVDCLFVGPADLAASLGHLGDSKHADVQAAITRIVGAADKAGIASGIFAMDVASARQSREAGFRFIALAADVIWMLRATRQALQEVRS; encoded by the coding sequence ATGAGCACGTTCACCAATCCCCTCAAGTCACGCCTCAGGGAAACCGAGCCGCTGTTCGGCCTGTGGCTCTCGCTCGGTAGCGACACTGCCGCCGAAGCGCTCGCGCACGCCGGTTTTGACTGGCTGCTGATCGACATGGAGCACGCGCCGAACGATAGCGCCGACGTCACGTCGCAATTGCGCGCGATCGCAGCCGCGCATCTGCCGAGTGAGCCCGTGGTGCGCGTGCCGGCAAACGACGCGTGGCTCGTCAAGCGCGTGCTGGACGCGGGCGCGCGCACGCTGATGTTTCCGAATATCGAGTCTGCGGAAGAGGCCGCTCATGCGGTGCGCCTCACGCAATATCCCACTGCCGAGGCGCTCGACGGCGAGCGCGGCGTCGCGGGCCTCGTGCGCGCGGCCGGCTATGGCATGCGCCGCGACTATGTGCAGAACGCCAACGCGCAGATTGCGACTATCGTGCAGATCGAATCGGCGCGCGGTTTGCAGGAAGTCGAGAAGATTGCGGCGACGCCGGGCGTCGATTGTCTGTTCGTCGGACCGGCCGATCTGGCGGCGAGTCTCGGTCATCTCGGCGACTCAAAGCATGCGGACGTGCAGGCGGCCATTACGCGCATCGTCGGTGCCGCCGACAAGGCAGGGATCGCCAGCGGTATATTCGCAATGGACGTCGCGAGTGCCCGGCAGTCTCGCGAAGCTGGTTTCCGTTTTATCGCCCTGGCCGCGGACGTCATATGGATGTTGCGCGCAACCCGCCAGGCGCTGCAGGAGGTGAGGTCATGA
- a CDS encoding tetratricopeptide repeat protein has product MKGKVQSVATRVAVAAALIVNMAAYAQDRPAKSNDPETQTAVADYNAGNLTAALSEFRKAAQRGSRLAEFNYAMMLLNGEGTTADVDEGKKWLRKAADANMSHAQYVYGKMYDDGEFVGRDPVEAHRWFLKAAQQGHVQAELALANQFLDGRGTERDNKQAFVWYKKAAEGGDMTAQYVTGSFYERGGDGVDKNLNVARAYYAAAAAQGDPAARLKFQQLSALLRDQHEAKPQ; this is encoded by the coding sequence ATGAAGGGGAAGGTGCAGAGCGTCGCCACGCGTGTGGCGGTGGCAGCGGCGTTGATCGTAAACATGGCGGCATACGCGCAGGACCGCCCGGCGAAGTCGAACGATCCGGAAACGCAGACCGCAGTGGCGGACTACAACGCCGGCAATCTGACGGCTGCGCTGTCCGAGTTTCGCAAGGCCGCGCAGCGCGGCAGCCGGCTTGCCGAGTTCAATTACGCAATGATGCTGCTCAACGGCGAGGGCACCACGGCCGACGTCGACGAAGGCAAGAAGTGGCTGCGCAAGGCCGCCGACGCCAACATGTCGCACGCGCAGTACGTGTACGGCAAGATGTACGACGACGGCGAGTTCGTCGGGCGTGACCCGGTCGAGGCGCATCGCTGGTTTCTGAAGGCGGCGCAGCAGGGACACGTGCAGGCGGAACTGGCGCTCGCCAATCAGTTTCTCGACGGCCGCGGCACAGAGCGTGACAACAAGCAGGCGTTCGTCTGGTACAAGAAGGCGGCCGAAGGCGGCGACATGACCGCGCAATACGTGACCGGCTCGTTCTACGAGCGTGGCGGCGACGGCGTGGACAAGAATCTGAACGTCGCGCGGGCTTACTATGCGGCCGCGGCCGCGCAGGGCGATCCGGCGGCGCGGCTCAAGTTTCAGCAGTTGAGCGCGCTGCTGCGCGATCAGCACGAAGCAAAGCCGCAGTGA
- the queE gene encoding 7-carboxy-7-deazaguanine synthase, which produces MTYAVKEIFYTLQGEGANAGRPAVFCRFAGCNLWSGREEDRAEAVCRFCDTDFVGTDGENGGKYRTADDLVKMIASQWPEGEGERFVVCTGGEPMLQIDPPLVDALHAAGFEIAIETNGSLPVLETIDWICVSPKADAPLVVTKGNELKVVIPQDNQRLSEYAKLDFDYFLVQPMDGPSREINTRLAIDWCKRHPQWRLSMQTHKYLNIP; this is translated from the coding sequence ATGACTTACGCGGTCAAGGAAATCTTCTACACGTTGCAAGGCGAGGGCGCGAATGCCGGGCGCCCGGCCGTCTTCTGCCGGTTCGCCGGCTGCAATCTGTGGTCGGGCCGCGAAGAAGATCGTGCAGAGGCAGTCTGCCGCTTCTGCGACACGGATTTCGTCGGCACCGACGGTGAGAACGGCGGCAAGTACCGCACCGCCGACGATCTCGTGAAGATGATCGCGTCGCAATGGCCCGAAGGTGAAGGCGAGCGTTTCGTGGTGTGCACGGGCGGCGAGCCGATGCTTCAGATCGACCCGCCTCTCGTGGATGCGCTGCATGCGGCAGGCTTCGAAATCGCCATTGAAACGAACGGTTCGCTGCCGGTGCTCGAAACGATCGACTGGATTTGCGTGAGCCCGAAGGCCGATGCGCCGCTCGTGGTCACCAAAGGCAACGAACTGAAGGTCGTGATTCCGCAGGACAACCAGCGCTTGTCCGAGTATGCGAAGCTCGACTTCGACTATTTCCTCGTCCAGCCGATGGACGGCCCGTCGCGCGAGATCAACACCCGGCTCGCGATCGACTGGTGCAAACGTCATCCGCAATGGCGCCTGTCGATGCAGACCCACAAGTACCTGAACATTCCCTGA
- the queD gene encoding 6-carboxytetrahydropterin synthase QueD → MLTITRKLEFDAGHRIPDHRSQCRNLHGHRYVLEITLQGDLVDTEGAPDRGMVMDFADVKSLANEHLVDKWDHAFLVYEGDTQVRGFLETMTGHKTVVLDRIPTVENLAAVAFNILANVYDAHYGVNLRLYKLRLYETPNCWADVVRD, encoded by the coding sequence GTGCTGACGATTACACGAAAACTCGAATTCGACGCGGGTCACCGCATTCCTGACCACCGCAGCCAGTGCCGTAATCTGCATGGCCATCGCTATGTACTCGAAATCACGCTGCAGGGCGATCTCGTCGACACCGAAGGCGCGCCCGATCGCGGCATGGTGATGGACTTCGCCGATGTGAAGTCGCTCGCCAACGAACATCTCGTCGACAAGTGGGATCACGCGTTCCTCGTCTACGAGGGCGACACGCAGGTGCGCGGCTTCCTCGAGACCATGACGGGTCACAAGACCGTTGTGCTCGACCGCATTCCCACGGTGGAAAATCTGGCCGCCGTCGCGTTCAACATTCTCGCGAACGTCTATGACGCGCACTACGGCGTGAATCTGCGCCTGTATAAGCTGCGTCTGTACGAGACGCCTAATTGCTGGGCCGACGTCGTTCGCGACTGA